One genomic region from Neoarius graeffei isolate fNeoGra1 chromosome 4, fNeoGra1.pri, whole genome shotgun sequence encodes:
- the lrrc15 gene encoding leucine-rich repeat-containing protein 15: MALRQYIILCICAVNAVVWGCPQQCKCQASKLSCRGNGIKEFPSPIPLNTTDLLIFQTQIISLKPVNFEAFSETLTTFAVLDTRIIEVQPHTFDKTYRLITLMLSATELSSLPEGLFQKLQSLETLILSNNKLATLPSALLAPLQALKSLDLRNNMLTSLPDEAFQGLTNLKELVLQENNIRKLHSGTFYGLQKLNLLSLKQNKLEVIPSNVFENLVNLEILHLQDNVITHLPAGLFTHQQKLKKLYLSNNWLSVLPEGICLNMPNLQQISLYENKLQTLSSNTFGPMPLLKELWLYDNNLTRLDENVFSNLTHIKRLVISRNQISYISPDAFNGLSELKEISLQTNHLRSLEEGVFRGLHNLVNISLRNNQIQHLPVKLFDGLSYIEQLELENNSLLYLPEGLLDSLTNATNVVLSENPWKCNHDIIPLRDWLLKNQDKVKDAPSLKCFSPSWLMNISIINLENGHFQISTGSTTSSASVASNSSKIPSTPLPTSSTTVFAPNTTLPSDYTSDLSDYTQWNIYMFIIAVVCAAIIVILTILFFCWRGNKQRGSQNISS, encoded by the coding sequence ATGGCTCTAAGACAGTATATAATCCTCTGCATTTGTGCTGTAAATGCAGTTGTCTGGGGATGTCCACAGCAATGCAAATGCCAAGCCAGCAAGCTTTCGTGCAGGGGAAATGGAATTAAAGAATTTCCTTCCCCCATTCCATTAAATACAACTGATTTATTAATTTTCCAAACTCAGATCATCTCACTGAAACCAGTTAATTTTGAAGCATTCTCTGAGACTCTTACAACATTTGCAGTGTTGGATACAAGGATAATTGAGGTGCAACCTCACACTTTTGACAAGACATACCGCCTAATCACCTTAATGCTTTCAGCAACTGAGCTATCTTCTCTGCCAGAGGGCCTTTTTCAGAAATTACAGTCACTTGAGACACTGATTTTGAGCAACAACAAACTAGCAACACTCCCTTCGGCCCTGCTTGCTCCTCTTCAAGCCCTGAAAAGTTTAGACCTGAGGAATAATATGCTGACATCTCTTCCAGATGAGGCATTTCAGGGTCTGACTAACCTGAAGGAGCTTGTGTTGCAGGAAAACAACATCAGGAAACTGCACAGTGGGACCTTCTATGGACTTCAAAAGCTCAATTTGTTGTCCCTTAAACAGAACAAGCTGGAGGTGATCCCAAGCAATGTCTTTGAGAACCTAGTGAACCTTGAGATTTTGCATCTGCAGGACAATGTAATCACACATTTACCTGCAGGACTTTTCACACATCAGCAAAAGCTGAAAAAGCTCTATCTCTCTAACAATTGGCTATCTGTCCTTCCTGAAGGTATCTGCTTGAACATGCCCAATCTACAACAGATATCACTTTATGAGAACAAGCTGCAGACACTGTCTTCCAACACTTTTGGCCCCATGCCCCTACTCAAGGAGCTGTGGCTATATGACAATAATTTAACTCGTCTTGATGAAAATGTATTCAGCAATTTAACTCATATAAAACGTCTAGTGATTAGCAGGAACCAGATCTCGTACATCTCACCTGATGCCTTCAATGGATTGAGTGAACTGAAAGAAATTTCTTTACAAACCAACCACCTGAGGAGCCTCGAGGAAGGAGTGTTCAGAGGTCTTCATAATTTGGTGAACATATCACTGAGAAACAACCAGATTCAGCACCTTCCTGTGAAGCTTTTTGATGGTCTCTCTTACATAGAGCAGCTGGAGCTTGAAAATAATTCTCTACTGTATTTACCAGAGGGGCTTTTAGACTCACTAACCAATGCTACCAATGTAGTTCTATCTGAAAATCCTTGGAAGTGCAACCATGATATTATACCTCTTCGAGATTGGCTTTTGAAGAACCAAGATAAAGTAAAAGATGCCCCATCCCTCAAGTGCTTTAGTCCCTCTTGGTTGATGAACATCAGTATTATAAACCTTGAAAATGGTCACTTTCAAATATCTACTGGATCAACTACTTCCAGTGCATCGGTTGCTTCCAACTCTTCTAAAATTCCTTCCACTCCTCTACCTACCagtagcaccactgtatttgcacCTAACACCACATTACCCTCAGACTACACCAGTGATCTCTCAGACTACACCCAATGGAACATATACATGTTCATTATTGCTGTGGTTTGCGCTGCAATTATTGTGATTCTCACCATCCTTTTTTTCTGTTGGCGGGGGAACAAACAACGGGGCAGTCAAAATATAAGCTCCTAA